From Mytilus edulis chromosome 9, xbMytEdul2.2, whole genome shotgun sequence, the proteins below share one genomic window:
- the LOC139488151 gene encoding vacuolar fusion protein CCZ1 homolog, with product MHEYFNEKQEISTSCCCNSDKLSNIFTKHSQRPTSRKSSDQEIKHNSTPNHNKSMAVKGGISLINFFVFNSEYGPREGDEEKKIMYYYPKNDHIDTKIKQIGLCEAICKFTETFSDKPCQSLHTQKTRQTYLEPEKDFWIIMTVSVPFTEKTKDGQPIVEYREEDVQDCVYEALLKQAYRMFHLFNGTFTHILSKNSNDVQCLKQRLEHFYSRYLQTLKPQFCDILDIFCGIHFMPLDKNTFLRVQCFINLLEAKFSAVKYTAFLYNDQLVWSGLEQEDMRIMYKYLTTSLFPTHLEQELLGSTTTSPARVQGSVHYGKFITGPPDIKDDQNIGKIPRVYLNTSEENEECYLLVYRAHNASVCMLINVATALNFDLCQKLDVFLGPQLTNLASDIGEQYSKRLSVSSDPPYRYIYFNHMNLAQKTTVHTDNKKVPGVNIPQDTLRLISDISSDMSRNGEDGETIVKTASDNWVVGKRSDQREFYVVINQKNANLIEINEEVKRLCASHFNSIFFLD from the exons ATGCATGAATATTTTAACGAGAAACAAGAAATTTCCACTTCATGTTGTTGCAACAGTGATAAGTTGTCAAACATTTTTACTAAGCATAGTCAAAGGCCAACTAGTAGAAAATCAAGCGACcaagaaataaaacataacagcACACCAAATCATAACAAAAGCATGGCTGTTAAAGGAGGAATAAGCCTGATTAATTTCTTTGTATTCAATTCAGAATATGGACCAAGAGAGGGTGAT GAAGAGAAAAAGATCATGTATTACTATCCAAAGAATGACCATATAGATACTAAGATAAAACAAATTGGACTGTGTGAAGCTATCTGCAAGTTTACTGA aACATTTTCTGATAAACCATGTCAAAGTTTACATACACAAAAGACAAGACAGACATATTTAGAACCAGAGAAAGATTTCTGGATAATCAtg ACAGTAAGTGTACCCTTTACAGAGAAGACAAAGGACGGACAGCCTATAGTTGAATACAGGGAAGAAGATGTACAAGATTGTGTTTATGAAGCTTTACTTAAACAAGCTTACAGAATGTTTCAT CTTTTTAATGGaacatttacacacattttatCCAAAAACAGCAATGATGTACAATGCCTTAAACAGAGATTAGAACATTTCTACAGTAGG TATCTACAAACATTAAAACCTCAGTTCTGTGATATATTAGATATATTCTGTGGAATCCATTTCATGCCATTGGACAAGAACACATTCCTCAGAGTCCAGTGTTTCATCAACCTGTTAGAAGCCAAGTTCTCAGCTGTTAAATACACAGCTTTTCTATACAACGATCAGTTAGTCTG GAGTGGGTTAGAGCAAGAAGATATGAGGATCATGTACAAATATCTAACTACAAGTCTGTTTCCAACTCATTTAGAGCAAGAACTCTTAGGTAGTACAACAACTTCACCAGCCAGAGTTCAAGGAAGTGTTCATTATGGCAA GTTTATAACAGGTCCACCAGATATAAAAGATGACCAAAATATTGGTAAAATACCTCGAGTATACCTAAATACCTCAGAGGAGAATGAAGAATGTTATTTACTGGTTTACAGAGCACACAATGCTAGTGTTTGTATGTTAATTAATG ttGCAACAGCATTGAATTTCGACCTCTGTCAGAAGTTGGATGTTTTCTTGGGACCACAGTTAACAAACTTGGCATCAGACATTGGTGAACAATACTCTAAGCGACTATCTGTCAG tAGTGACCCAccttacagatatatatatttcaacCATATGAACCTAGCTCAGAAAACAACAGTTCATACAGACAATAAAAAAGTTCCAGGTGTCAATATTCCTCAAGATACATTACGTCTCATTAGTGACATTAGTTCTGATATGTCCAG AAATGGAGAAGATGGTGAGACTATTGTAAAGACGGCCTCAGATAACTGGGTTGTTGGTAAACGGTCAGATCAAAGAGAATTCTATGTTGTAATTAACCAGAAAAATGCTAACTTAATAGAAATTAATG
- the LOC139488152 gene encoding short-chain dehydrogenase/reductase family 9C member 7-like, translating to MDSIRSYLGMGIKKFIGFQAFELTYLGVLAVLPFIIVQPFIAKTILFVAFLIILNVVYQKLTFRRINTEEKYVFITGCDTGFGNAVARRLSGEGLSVFAGCYNPDGKGASQLRSEYSSIQIIKLDITDDNSVDQAFAEIEKKVKDKGLWALINNAAVYGVGDVEFSPLDEYRRLVEVNLFGLVRVTKKFIPLIRKSKGRIVNVTSNKGRIGIPSNSAFCMTKYGQEGFTDALRMEMKKFGVKVITVEPGNFTGSTAMLSKNKLPTYETELEKMWQSSPQEVKQTYGRTYVDGMIKSIADYSSKSSNSIAAVVDTIEMSVISQNPKQRYLVDGSSSLVDQDNLLIRLGNVLPERVIDFIVDRAYSSDKLLPKEKSA from the exons ATGGACAGCATAAGAAGTTACTTAGGAATGGGAATCAAGAAGTTCATAGGATTCCAGGCTTTTGAACTGACTTATCTGGGAGTATTGGCAGTGCTACCATTCATTATAGTCCAACCATTCATAGCCAAAACAATACTGTTTGTGGCTTTTCTCATTATACTAAATGTAGTGTATCAGAAACTTACCTTCAGACGAATAAACACAGAGGAAAAATATGTCTTTATAACTGGTTGTGATACAG GTTTTGGGAATGCTGTGGCTCGTCGTTTATCAGGAGAAGGATTGTCTGTGTTTGCTGGGTGTTATAATCCAGATGGTAAAGGAGCCAGTCAACTTAGATCAGAGTACAGTAGTATACAGATAATAAAACTTGATATAACAGATGATAATTCTGTTGACCAGGCTTTTGCTGAGATAGAGAAGAAAGTCAAAGATAAag GATTATGGGCCTTGATAAACAATGCTGCTGTGTATGGTGTTGGAGATGTAGAGTTCTCTCCTCTAGATGAATATAGACGCCTTGTAGAAGTTAATTTATTTGGTCTAGTCAGAGTTACAAAGAAATTTATACCATTAATTAGAAAATCCAAAg GTAGAATAGTAAATGTAACCAGTAATAAAGGAAGAATAGGTATACCCAGTAATTCAGCATTCTGTATGACCAAATATGGACAAGAAGGATTTACAGACGCACTCAGAATGGAGATGAAGAAATTTGGTGTGAAAGTGATAACTGTAGAACCTGGTAATTTTACTGGATCCACTGCCATGTTAAGCAAAAATAAG CTACCAACCTATGAGACTGAATTAGAAAAGATGTGGCAGAGTAGTCCACAAGAGGTGAAACAGACGTATGGTAGAACATATGTTGACGGAATGATCAAATCCATAGCAGACTATTCATCCAAGTCCAGTAACTCTATAGCAGCAGTTGTCGATACTATAGAAATGTCAGTTATATCTCAAAACCCAAAACAGCGATACCTTGTTGATGGAAGTAGTAGCCTTGTAGATCAAGACAAT